From the Amia ocellicauda isolate fAmiCal2 chromosome 12, fAmiCal2.hap1, whole genome shotgun sequence genome, the window CCAGGCACAAAGAAAATGGCGCTGGAGACAcctggaggagagagggggagaggagagagagagattaatttacagtcagtcagtcaagtgtatcaggcagacaggcagataGACTCCTTACCCGCAGAAGGGTTCACCTGTATGGCTACACCTGTGAATAtaagagctgagagagagaaagagagagttacACAAAACCGCACTGTTCCTTTACATTCagtcacaacacagacacacaaaatggcatcgacacacactcacaaacacagacagatacacacatactgacacattgtgacacattcacacattgttccacacagccacactcacacacactgctacacaCATACTCACCAAGTCCAGTGATCagcaggaggaatgaagcaacCACGACTCTCCTGTTCTTCAGGATCAGAGGGTGACGAGTCCAGCTGCACAAGCAATATCAATCAGGGAGACACAAATGGACAGAGTCATGCAGACTGACAaagggacagggacagagagagagagacagacgcgGACACTCAGACAGACTGACCTGAAGCACTCTCTGTAGGACAGCTGGGTGCCTGAGCTCAGTGTGCTGAAGgaccactgagagagagagacactgcctgcctccctgagagagagagagagagagagacacagagagaggttaatacattacaattcacatACTGACTGTCTGgatactacagtacattaacactgtactgacacacacacctgatTCTGAAGAGGTTATTGAAGGTCGTGTTTCCACAGTTGCTCAAACCATCATCATCATTCTCCAGGTTctggacaggcagacagacagacacacacatcagTCATTATATCAGTCCTTGAGTCAGTCCATCATTCAGTCAGACTggcagtgtctctctctcacctggtaCTTCAGGCTGCACTGCTCGCTCTGGCCAGTAGAGGGAGTATTGTTGTTGCTGCAGTGGGAGGCAGAGCTGGAGTTGGTTGGCCCAACATTGGCTGACTGCCGGACAAAGCTGAGGGATCCAAACCGACAAGTCCCATCagctccctctccccccccacccccgccacccCCCGGGACCCCCTCCccttcatcctcctcctcttcctcgggGTCCAATGAAAATGCATCATCAATCGAGAACTGAGTCGCCATGACAACTCTGACAAGCCCCCACCCTCTCTCCCCCCTTGAGTACCCCTCCCTCTAACACCAAGGCAACCaggcagccaatcacagacagtCAGACACTgagggagaggagaaaaaagataattattattactgtaattattatttatttcttagcaggcaATACATATTGTTATTGCTCTTATTGTTCTCACTCATCACAGGAACAAATGCCATTGGAAATAATGGTGGAATGTTGAGAACTTTGCTCCACGCAGACTGAAGTGTGACATCATATGGTCGAGATCTAATCCAGTCACACATCTGTTCGATAGCCAATCAGCCATGAGGATCTCCAGCCCTTGGAGGAGATGCGTTGATTTTACAATGTAATGACGATCACAGACAGAACCTTTGTCTGTTCCCCCTCAATAATTTGGATCCTATCTGCATGCTTGTGCTGCAGTCATTTCGCTTTACTGTCCTAAGCTGCCATGAATATTATAATTCATGGAGAAGACAGATTCCCTATCCCCCATCTAGAAAAGCCTAAGTCAAGGAAATGGGCTTGAcagagtagtagtagtaataataataatagtatagtACTGTATAGATGCACATGGTACAGACACTAAGTGTAATCATAgcatattatgattattattaattgagaTATGATGAGAATACCTGATCACACAGTGGATATAGCCATAAAGACCAATTAAGCCATCTTTGCATCATAACCCCTTTAATATGCAAACACAGGCCTAATAAGGAGAATACTTGTACAGGACAGACAAAATGCATCAccatgtactgtactgtctgtCTGTACTATTTAAGTAtgtgctgtatgtgtgtatgtctgtatgcACTGTGTTTCTGTACTGCAGTATGTATGTTCTGTATCTAAACTATACTGCACTGTCTttatgtattgtactgtactatg encodes:
- the tmem134 gene encoding transmembrane protein 134 → MATQFSIDDAFSLDPEEEEEDEGEGVPGGGGGGGGEGADGTCRFGSLSFVRQSANVGPTNSSSASHCSNNNTPSTGQSEQCSLKYQNLENDDDGLSNCGNTTFNNLFRIREAGSVSLSQWSFSTLSSGTQLSYRECFSWTRHPLILKNRRVVVASFLLLITGLALIFTGVAIQVNPSAGVSSAIFFVPGFLLLIPGVYHVIFIYCAVRGRRGFRFFYLPYFEK